Proteins encoded in a region of the Euleptes europaea isolate rEulEur1 chromosome 3, rEulEur1.hap1, whole genome shotgun sequence genome:
- the LOC130475355 gene encoding myelin-associated glycoprotein-like produces MQLSRNYIPSGFLLVLFYSPVSLAWSSTLPSSIQALKGSCVVIPCSFTYPGPRSSWKGKFSVAWYQYWSRGYPEIYNSKSSSTVLAEYQGRTQVVGDLEMGNCTLLLKDVTHGDAMSYYVWINPDSVKHRFYDVTVRVEVTDVPSQLEMSDPGFLTEGDRTLLTCSALHTCPMAPPNLTWSLAGEKAVTVQERLAGGVWRTESELSYVPSHEDNGRHLQCTATFPTRQRSQSGITLQVKYSPKDAVVSVVGNPTLKEGDSVTLRCSSHSNPPALSYRWFYGPRKAPLRGAGTGPEVKLTDVKRDSGPYYCVGVNDVGMGEDSPPADLNVEYKPVFLPEGNCTMSRTGETVTCYCVAEGNPVPLIEWHLPNQTIPEDFNSSELQAAAASLENTVIGFLSGPASSLANVSCSATNLHGPSQVTLPTFQEGQSTLLFMAVGGAAGGLLLFILLGVVIVIIKVIKNRKEKGKGQEEEEEEEDSTLYVNDGNREQTVSLKEETPPNSQKEEQINLYSKPKAGVSPTAFKDTCTEAYETMERKDEDYENVASLGPLGNFGDLSNWQPTPGTDQIYSNV; encoded by the exons ATGCAACTCTCCAGAAACTATATCCCATCAGGATTTCTCCTAG TTCTCTTTTACAGCCCCGTCTCTTTGGCCTGGAGTTCCACGCTGCCCAGCTCAATCCAAGCTCTGAAAGGCTCCTGCGTGGTCATTCCATGCTCCTTCACCTACCCGGGTCCCCGCAGTTCCTGGAAAGGCAAATTCAGCGTGGCTTGGTACCAGTACTGGTCGCGAGGTTACCCTGAAATCTACAACAGCAAGAGCTCGAGTACCGTACTTGCCGAGTATCAAGGGCGGACGCAGGTGGTGGGAGACCTAGAGATGGGCAACTGCACCCTCCTTCTCAAAGATGTGACCCACGGGGATGCCATGAGTTACTACGTGTGGATCAATCCAGATTCAGTCAAGCACCGGTTCTATGATGTCACTGTCCGGGTGGAAGTAACAG ACGTTCCAAGCCAGCTTGAGATGAGCGATCCGGGGTTCTTGACCGAAGGCGATCGCACCTTGCTGACGTGCTCAGCGTTGCACACCTGCCCGATGGCCCCACCTAACCTCACCTGGAGCCTTGCGGGAGAGAAGGCTGTGACAGTCCAGGAACGTCTGGCCGGGGGTGTCTGGCGAACAGAGTCGGAGCTCAGCTATGTCCCCTCCCATGAGGACAACGGCAGACATCTCCAGTGCACGGCCACCTTCCCCACCCGGCAGCGGTCTCAGAGCGGTATCACCTTGCAGGTTAAAT ATTCCCCAAAGGATGCCGTTGTCTCTGTGGTGGGGAACCCAACGCTGAAGGAAGGAGACAGTGTCACCCTGCGGTGTAGCAGCCACAGTAACCCCCCAGCCCTCAGTTACCGCTGGTTTTATGGGCCACGCAAGGCACCGCTGCGGGGAGCAGGCACTGGGCCGGAGGTGAAGCTGACGGACGTCAAGAGGGACTCTGGCCCGTATTACTGTGTTGGGGTGAATGATGTCGGGATGGGAGAGGACTCGCCCCCTGCGGACCTCAATGTGgagt ACAAACCGGTGTTCCTGCCAGAAGGGAACTGTACCATGTCCAGGACGGGCGAGACAGTCACGTGTTACTGCGTGGCGGAAGGAAACCCGGTACCACTCATCGAGTGGCACCTGCCCAACCAAACCATTCCCGAGGACTTCAACAGCTCGGAGCTGCAGGCAGCCGCGGCTTCACTGGAGAACACAGTCATCGGGTTCCTGAGCGGCCCCGCATCCAGCCTGGCCAACGTGTCCTGCTCTGCCACCAACCTACATGGGCCCAGCCAGGTCACCCTGCCCACATTTCAAGAAG gACAGTCTACCCTGCTGTTCATGGCAGTCGGGGGTGCCGCTGGGGGCCTCCTCCTCTTTATCCTGCTGGGGGTTGTGATTGTGATCATCAAAGTGATAAAGAACAG gaaagagaaggggaaagggcaagaggaggaggaagaagaggaagactcaaccctGTATGTCAATGATGGAAACAGGGAGCAAACGGTGTCTCTTAAAGAAGAAACGCCACCCAACTCTCAGAAGGAGGAGCAAATCAACTTGTACAGCAAGCCCAAGGCAGGAGTGAGCCCAACTGCTTTCAAG